The nucleotide window TGGTTTCTTCCTGTGTTGATTTGCTGGTAATAATAACTCATAACTCTAGAATCCAAGCTCATTTAGCTTCCCCCAAGCTTTCACTTCAAGAATTGAATGGTTTTACTATATCATTATTGATCAACTCTTACTATAAAGTttaatttgcattttctttcatTATGATAATATTTTACATGCAAATTTTGATTGGATcctactcttttcttttttaacaaAGTGTGTAAGTTCAATTAGCTTGATTGTGACACAATATTTGCAATGATATCTATATGAGACTAGTGTATGCCAAATTTGAAAACAGACCGAGAATGTACGGCATGAGCAATCATAAAGTGTGCTCTGTGAAAACATTATTTCTTGAACTTGAAGAAATAGTAACATGATAGATGAAAACTGATGTTAGGACCATCCTTCTCTCCTGAAATGATGACTCAACAGTATAAAACCACATCCAATATTGCTTAGCTTTCATGCTACAACAAAGACTCCAAAATTAAACAAAGTGATGTATTTGCACAGGGAACAGTGATATTTGCGTTGACGGCAAGCATAAAATCCTTAAGGCCTGAAGAGTGCATGAACAAGGGATCAAGATTGTGCGAAGCACCATCGAGAGTGCAATATGGCGTCCTATACACGGCACTAACACTAGCAGCAATCGGCTTCGGTGGCATGCGCTTCACAACAGCAACTCTTGGAGCAAACCAGTTCGATAACCCAGAACACCAAGCCATCTTCTTCAACTGGTTCTTATTCACTTGGTACGTTGTTTCAGTTGCAGGCTTCACCGGAATCGTCTACATGGAAGTCAATGTGAGTTGGAGTGTGGGGTTCTGGATTTGTGCTGCTTCCATCTTGATTGGCGTCATAGTTTTCTTGGTGGGGTACCGCTATTATCGCCCTGAAAAGCCACAAGGAAGCGCCCTTGGGGATCTTGCTAGAGTTCTTGTTGCTTCTGTTCGAAAGTGGAAGTCTCAGCTTTCATCAACAACAAATAATTACTATAGTGGCTTGGTTCCAGTGTCGGCAGTACCGGGAAAAAGATTAAGGTACTGAAGTGTAGTGTTATTGTTGGATTACTATTAATGCATAGGGTTATTCACTTCATTCCTTGAAGTGATCCATGTTATATCATATCCATGcgttgaaccggttcaaccggGAACCGGCGTAGAAAACGGTCTGCTCCTCCTACTAAAACCGCTAGAAAATCGCTGAACCGGCCGGTTGGACCGGACCGGGAATCGACCCGTTTGTATAACACGCCGTCGTTTTGATTTtgttaaggaaaaaaaaaagaaaacccaCCCACCTCAGCGAGTTACTCCCCTCACCCCACCAAAACACCCCCTCCTTTGAAAGACAACATAGAACACACAGCAAGAGCAAGCCTTAGCTCTTTCCCAAAATACAAACGAAGCACTCTGCCACTCTCTCACTCAAGCGaccatcctcctccttcctctccaactcgagctcctccttcactCCCACACATGCTTCGTCCAGCCACCGCCGTCGAAGCCACCGCCTTGCTTGCCGGTCGTCTCCGGCGCTGTTCGAACTTCGAAGCCACCGTCGTCGCCGCAACTGGTCTCGCCTCGTTCCTCCATCGCGCAACCACTGTCCCGCCACGTCGCCTCTGTTCCACCGCGTCAGCCCCACCGTCGTGCTCCTTGTCCCGCTCTGTGCTCTGTCTTGAAGGATCTAGTTCGTTCCTTAATTGATTGAGCAGGTAAGTAAATTCATCTTCCCCCTTGACTAAGCCTGGTCGAGTTGGATTTTTCACAACGATACTACAATCTCTGCTCTCTttagaagttttttttttaactgtaATTgttgttttaaacttttaattggTTAGTTAATCTATAAATTTTCATcttgcttcttcaattgttgtTATCATTGGTCATTACTGTGATTTAGGATTGTTAATGATCTTGAATATTGATTCTGATATGCTTTGATATGCAAGGGTTCTGAGAATGGTGACACTGTGAACTATGCAACTGTGGTCAGGGAAGTGAAAGCATATTTGAAGAAAGGTGTTGCAGCGAAGGAATTGCAGTCACATATTGCTGCATTTCCTGTATCTGCTCAGGAGAAGATGAATGCACTTCTTGAAGGATTATTTGATGTCGTCGAAAAGACGTTTGGAAAAGaagaagctaccaagaggaagaatCACCTTGCTGGTGCAGTTGCTGGAGATGACGAGGGATCGCAGCTGTTATTGCTCAATGCTGCTGAGGTGTTCTGTTACAAGAAAGGTAGCAATGAGTTGAATGAGGTTGCACTTATTCTGAAAGCCCTCTATGATGTTGATTTGGTGGAGGAAGAGCACGTCGTGCATTGGTATTCAAAGGGACTGAAGGGTGATAAGAAGGACTCTCAGATATGGAAGAATGCTCAACCATTCATTGATTGTCTTCGGAATGTTGAATCAGAATCGGAGGAAGAATGAGAAAAGTTTGTATTCAAGGGTTTAATGTGGATTTCAGTGTTTCTTTTAAGTATTTTCGTTTGTTGAATTGGTTTCTCTCTTAGAGATGAATCAGAATCAGAATGCTGTCCATCCAGGAGGGTTAAACTAGTTAGCTATATGTTATAGAACTATGGTTTTGGTCGTTTCTGCTTCTCCTGTATAATACTTAAGTGGTTCTTGATGTTTGAAATGGCTTGTACTTGCTTCTTAAGCAAAACCATGAGATATAAATGTAACACTGATGTTAGTTTTGCAGTTTATTGTTGCTTCTTAGTCTTAGGCATTGCCATAtttgaaaggataaaaatacaaacatggAGAAGTGAAAGTAGTTGTGGAGATGCAtatttttatggttttaggaTTTCaacaaaactaaacaaaaagaaGCCATTTTTTTCGATTGACTAGGTTACAACTTACAACAGAACTTGATATTACAGCAGAAGTAGCATCACCTTGTCCTAACTGCACACAACCAGTGACGCTCCTAAAGTGATGAGAAAGGTTTTATGTGACTTCGATTGGTACCAACTTTGAATAAATGTTGTTGAAATTTGGACTCTCTTTTAAATGTGTTTTGGACTTGGTCTCATCATTCTGAAACTGAGCAACTAAATCCTTGCACATGTACCACAAAGGTCATCATGTGTTTCACACCTTAATTACGCACTTCAGTAAATGTTAGTATGTACTAATCAAGAAGTGTATTTTTGGTATCTAAATAACACTGATATTTGAATAATAACCTTATCTAAATTATTCAGGTCCTTCCCCATTAATCAAGCCAATaagtttaagaaaataaatcaCATAATAACAACATTTACACATTTCCAAACGATTTAAGTATACTACTAGTCCCCTACTTGTCAATAAACTTATCATAATGTAGTGGCAACAATTCAGTAGTTTTTGGATTAATCCTCATTGCTTCTAACTAGTATTGTCCTATCTGAAGAGGTTCAATCTTGATAAACAACTAAGTATTACCCTCATTGCTTCTGCTGGTATATAACAAATACTTCAATCTTGATATACAAAATGATATTTCATTAACCAACACAATTTAGTGCAATGCTACAACAGGTTTAGTGTGGTTTTAGTCATCTTTAAGCCAATGACGGATCACAAATACAACAAAACAAATGCAAATTCCTGTAGAACTCGATAAACCAATGATCCTAACAAACAAagaggattgatatgcatccTGAATAAAAGCATTCCATAGCCAATACCACACAAGAGACATAATGGAACCAATTGTAGCCCCAACAACCACCTGGATGAAGAATGGGTATAGGCTGTGTATCCATCATTATACCCAGCAATATGGCCTCACGTATCATACCAGCATTCCCAAATTTCAGAACTAGAACAGAAGCATCAAACGACAAAGGACAACTAGCTATCAATTGTCCATAAAATGTAGGTTCATAACGGCCCCTTGGAGTCTTTTCCAGTGCACGCATCTGAACAAGCGTGTTCCATGCATCTTCAACAACTTGAGGATCTGGTGCATCCAGAGATTTTTGAAGCAAAACTGCATCACAACCATGACAGTTGATCAATGTACAGAGAATTAAAGGAAAAAGCGGGAGAAAAAAGAGAGGAGGGGAGAAAGAGAAGGGGGGTGGGATAATGAAAATTACATCTACAATCAGTAAGgcatttaaaattatcaaatattcTGCAACATCCAAGTTACAGTATTTAAAGTTATTGTCCACTCTAGATGAATAAACTGAAGCACTACTATAAGCAGTCTTAAAAATTCAACTTAAATAGAGAATCTTAACACTATGATTTAATAAAGCCCACAACTGTT belongs to Arachis duranensis cultivar V14167 chromosome 8, aradu.V14167.gnm2.J7QH, whole genome shotgun sequence and includes:
- the LOC107461583 gene encoding protein NRT1/ PTR FAMILY 2.6-like; the protein is MTGTHSSHSREEEAQKNMGGGWTTFPFIIVAVAGLTLASSGIRANLIVYLIQEFNIKSITATQISNVLNGSTSLFPFIAAVVADSFFGSFPVALVSSCVDLLGTVIFALTASIKSLRPEECMNKGSRLCEAPSRVQYGVLYTALTLAAIGFGGMRFTTATLGANQFDNPEHQAIFFNWFLFTWYVVSVAGFTGIVYMEVNVSWSVGFWICAASILIGVIVFLVGYRYYRPEKPQGSALGDLARVLVASVRKWKSQLSSTTNNYYSGLVPVSAVPGKRLRY
- the LOC107461584 gene encoding eukaryotic translation initiation factor 5-like → MLRPATAVEATALLAGRLRRCSNFEATVVAATGLASFLHRATTVPPRRLCSTASAPPSCSLSRSGSENGDTVNYATVVREVKAYLKKGVAAKELQSHIAAFPVSAQEKMNALLEGLFDVVEKTFGKEEATKRKNHLAGAVAGDDEGSQLLLLNAAEVFCYKKGSNELNEVALILKALYDVDLVEEEHVVHWYSKGLKGDKKDSQIWKNAQPFIDCLRNVESESEEE